GGATTTATTAATAAGAAAGTGTTCTTCATACGTTTCACTAAGAATTTTGAATTAGTAAAACTTGATTTCGAATAATACGAAAATGATAAAGATAAAACCATTTTTGATTGCAACACTCCTACTTACAGGATTTGCTCTTCCTGCCACTGCCCAAATTGGAGAAGCACGCAGCAATTTATCAGTAGGTGTTAATGGAGGTGTCAACTTAAACAGTGTTTCTTTCACTCCCAGTATCAAGCAAAATAGCTTGATGGGAATTACCGGAGGGGTGACGGCACGTTATATATCCGAGAAGTATTTTGCCATGATTTGTGGTGCACAAGTCGAATTGAATGTATCACAAAGGGGTTGGGATCAATTGTTTGAAACGGTATCATTGGACGATAACGGATATGAAGTCACCTCAAAGGATCCGAGCAAAACTTATACCCGCAAAATGACCTATATTGATATTCCTTTTCTAGCCCATCTTGCTTTCGGACGAGACAGAGGATTACAATTCTTTGTTCATGCAGGTCCTCAAATCAGCTTTCTGATAAGCGAATCGGAAACAATAAAAGGTATTGATATGAACA
The Bacteroides caecimuris DNA segment above includes these coding regions:
- a CDS encoding porin family protein, which produces MIKIKPFLIATLLLTGFALPATAQIGEARSNLSVGVNGGVNLNSVSFTPSIKQNSLMGITGGVTARYISEKYFAMICGAQVELNVSQRGWDQLFETVSLDDNGYEVTSKDPSKTYTRKMTYIDIPFLAHLAFGRDRGLQFFVHAGPQISFLISESETIKGIDMNTLSNTQKAIYGVKIQNKFDYGIAGGGGVELRTKKVGSFIVEGRYYFALFDFYSTTKKDYFARAAHGTITIKLTYLFDLKK